The DNA region GTTGGGGATTACCTCAATCCCCGCTATCTATCTCTTTGCTGATGGCGAAGTGAAGAGCACCGTTATTGGTGCGAAGCCCAAGCAGTTCTTTGAAAAAGAGTTTGCCAGCTACCTTCAGTAAATCAGCCATAAAAAGGAGGCCATGTTTCACGTGAAACATGGCCTCCTTTTTATCTGCCTAGCAAAGTATGGCTCAGCAGCGCTGATACATCATCATCCGGAGCGATCAGGGTCCAGTACCGTCATGATCCGATTAAGGTCCTCAACCGAAGCAAATTCAATGCTGACCTTGCCTTTTCGCGCACCGAGAGTGATCTTGACGCTCGTGTCTAGGCGGTCAGCGAGCGAGCTAGCTAGAAAGTCTAACCTCTCATGACGTGCATTAGGTCGATCATTTGCACCTTGGCGGCCGGCAGCTGGTTCTTGATATAGCGCCACTGCCTCTTCGGTCGCCCGCACAGACATTCCTTCCGCCACAATGCGCTGAGCAAGTCGCTCAATCGCGGCAGAATCCGGCAGTGAAAGTAGCGCGCGGGCATGTCCGGCAGACAGAACGCCAGCTGCTACCCGGCGCTGCACAGTAGGTGGCAGCTTCAGAAGTCGTAAAGTGTTCGAGACCTGTGGACGAGACCGTCCGATTCGATCAGCCAGTTCTTCGTGGGTAGTACCGAAGTCCTCAAGAAGCTGCTGATATGCTGCAGCTTCTTCCAACGGGTTCAACTGACTGCGATGTAGGTTCTCAAGCAATGCATCGCGAAGAAGATCATCATCAGAAGTTTCGCGAACAATTGCCGGGATCGTACCAGTTTCAGCAATCTGGCTAGCACGCCAACGACGCTCACCCATCACCAGCTCGTAGGGCGCACCACCCTTATCCGGAGACTTTCGAACCACGATCGGCTGTAAAATGCCGATTTCCCTAATGGAATGCACTAGTTCGGCCATATCGTCTTCGTCAAAGACCGAACGAGGCTGCTTACGGTTTGGCTGGATCTCGTCTAGTTTGATCTGCGCAAATCGTGCACCCGGAACTTCAACTAGCTCAGGCGAAGGCGATGTTTCACGTGAAACGATTCGTGTTCTAGAGCTCTTCTTTTCTTTAGACTCAGGAAAAAAGAGATCAACCGGTCGTAATGTCGTCTGTCCATCAGTCGCTCCATCTTCATCCGGTGCTGATGGGATGAGCGCCCCTAGGCCTCTACCTAAACCTCTGCGTTGCTTTTCTGTCACGATATGATGCCTATCTTCGCTGCTCTGTAGAGCGCTGTCGACCGTATAGCATCAATTATAGCGTCAAAAACCAATCAGACTAAGGAGTTGGTGCCCCTCGCTCGGAAATCTCAGCGGCGGCCTCCAAATAGCTCAACGCACCAGAAGAAGACGGATCGTAGGTGAGCACGGTCTGTTGGTAGCTTGGTGCCTCAGAAATCCGCACAGATCGAGGAATCACGGCCTTCAAAACCTGATCGGGGAAGTGTGTGCGTACATCTTCTGCCACCTGGGCAGCTAAGTTAGTGCGACCGTCATACATCGTCAACAAGATGGTGGATACCCGAAGATCAGAGTTGAGGTGCTTTTGGATCATCTCAATATTCTTTAGCAGCTGACTCAGGCCTTCAAGCGCGTAGTACTCGCACTGAATGGGGATCAACACTTCGGATGCCGCACAGAACGCATTGACCGTAAGCAATCCAAGACTAGGCGGACAATCGATCAATACATAGTCAAGGCGCTCGAGCCCCTCGGACTGACGATGAGCAGCATAGGTTTCGATCGCGCGTCGTAGTCTCTGCTCGCGAGCGACTAGCGAGACCAATTCAATCTCAGCACCGGCCAAGTGAATTGTTGCCGGAGCGCAGATCAGATTATCGAGGTCCGGGCACGGCACCACCACCTCCACCAGTGCAGCGTCATTGATCAAGACATCGTAGATGCTATCGACTTCGGCCCGGTGGTCCACACCCAGCGCAGTGGAAGCGTTTCCTTGCGGGTCAATATCAATTACCAAAACGTGTAGACCAGCAGCGGCTAAACCGGCTGCGATGTTCACCGTGGTCGTTGTCTTGCCCACCCCACCCTTTTGGTTGGCGACTGTGAGAACTCGAGTTTCTTTGGGGAGCGGCAATTTTCGCCCAATCAGCTTCTCGCGTCGACGGGTCTCATTCGCCAACTCGCGACCAATTGGACTGTCATCGTCTACATCGTCGATCACATTACGGGCCAGATTGGTTTCATATGAAACATTGGAATTCTTCTTGTTTGAAACTGTTTTCGGTTGATTTGCCGACGATTGTGCTGAACCAAGCACACCGAACGGGGGAATCCTCTGCGTGGACCCATCCTGATTGACCATCGGCTACCTACCTTCCCGCCAGAACCACAAAGCTCTGGGAACTGAGACTAAGCCTATCTGTGGGCGGAGCCAACCAGAATTCGAACCACTGTGGTGGGCTCTTCAAGTACACTCGATCCTGCGACCAGTACATCGGTGCGAGTCCCACCCAGCTTGCGAACTGCCTTTGCCGCCTTGGTGATTTCTTCTGCGGCGCTACGACCTTTAACCGCTAGGAACTGTCCGTTGCCATGAAGCAGCGGAATGGTTAGCCCGGCCAGCTTATCTAGCGCTGATACTGCACGCGCAGTCACCACAGAACAATTAACTTCATCAACGGCTTGTTCTGCACGCATCCGAAATAACGTCACCTGATCGCTCAGACCCAGGTCTGCTACTACTTCAGAAAGCCAAGTGACCCGCCGCTCTAGTGGCTCAATCAAAGTAATCGACAAGTCTGGCCTAGCTAACGCTAAACACAAGCCTGGTAGACCTGCACCACTGCCAACGTCCGCTACGGTCGCATCTATTTCGATCAGCTCAACAACCACTGCGCAGTTGAGTACGTGTCTATCCCACAGCCTGGGCACCTCGCGTGGGCCAATAAGCCCGCGCTCTATGCCAGAGGTTGCTAAGTGTTCAACGTAGCGCTGTGCTAGCGGCAGCCGATCACCAAAAACCGAATGTGCAGCGGAGGCAACAGCCTCAGTCATCTCAAGCACAGTGCATCCAATCGCCGTCGAAAATCTTGCGGTGCTGGAACTACTCGGTAGCGCTCACTACGATGTGCCTGGAGGACCCTTCGCCCTCAGACTCACTAATAAGCCCGAGCTCCGCAATGGCATCGTGCACGATTTTACGTTCGTACGCACCCATTGGCTTCAACGCAACGGAGCCGCCATTACTCTTGACTTTCTCAGCAGCATCTTCGGCGATCTGCTGCAACACACCAGCACGTTCCTCACGGTATCCAGTGATGTCCAGAACCAAGCGGGAACGATGACCTGTTGAGGACAAGACGTTCAGTCTGGTGAGTTCCTGTAAGGCCTCAAGGACCTTACCATCCCGGCCAACTAGGTTACTCAGTGCATCGGACTGTTCCTCAGCCACAATGGAGATATAAGTCCGGCCATTGCGAACCTCAATGTCGATATCGCCATCGATATCTGCAATATCCAGCAACTCTTCAAGATAATCTGCGGCTACATCGCCTTCTTCTTCAAGGCGACTAGGACTCGAAGAATCAACGGAGTCAGTTAGCTCAGCATCAGACTCGACCGACTCGGGAGCGTTCTGTTCGTCCAGTTCTTCTACAGCGGGGGATTCGGCAGTCATTACTTTTTCCTTCGGTTCTTCCGTTGTGGCTGGGTGCGTTGACCCTTGAGTTCAACGGCTTCTTCAACGACTTCAGTTTCGGCCTTCTTTTTCGCTCCAATGAGCGGCAGGCACTTGGCAGCACGACGCTGCATGTATTCCTTATAAGCCGGCGAACCAGGAGTCGGCATCCGTCGGATGACAAAGAACTGCTGTCCCATCGTCCACAGGTTCGTCGTCGTCCAGTAGATCAAAACGCCAATGGGGAAGTTGATACCACCAATACCGAAGACCAACGGCAAAATGTACAGCATCATCTTCTGCTGACGCATGAACGGTGATGCCATCGCATCCTCGGACATGTTCTTAGCCATAATCTGTTTCTGGGTGATGAACTGCGAAGCAATCATCGCCAAGATCATGATGATCGACAGGACGATAACCGAAACGTTCGGGTCTCCACCTTGGATCTGCGGCAAAAATGCCTTCGAAAGTGGTGCGCCCAGAATATTAGCGTCATCAAACTGCTGGATCTGTGTGTGACTCAAAACGCCAATTCCTTGGCCGTCTTGATTTGCCTTGGAAACGCCAGAAAGTACCTGGAACAGCGAGAAGAAGAACGGCATCTGAATGAGGATCGGCAAACAGGCACTGAAAGGGTTCGTACCGTGCGATTTGTAAAGAGCCATTTGCTCTTGCGCCATCGCTTGACGGGAAAGTTGATCCGTCTTGCCTTTGTACTTTTCCTGCAATTTCTTCATTTCAGGCTGCAGAGCCTGCATGCCACGCTGTGCCTTGATCTGCTTCACAAAGACTGGGATGAGGGCTGCACGAATGACTATCACCAGGCCGATGATCGACAAGGTCCAGGTCCAGCCATTATCACCAGGCAAGCCAAGGAAGGTCAGGCCTTCATGGAAGCCCAACATAATGGCAGACACCAGCCATTTGAATGGGAACAGGATCTGTCCGAAGAAATCAAACACTTACTTTTCCCCTCGTGGAACATCAGGCAACCTTGTTGGCCAAGCCAGCAGGCTCGGCTTGATTCGGCAGGTTATTCAAATAGCGATCGGGGTGATTTAGCACCACGATCCGCGGCGTAGCCTCCATTGGCAGCGCGGAAAAATCTAAATGGCGATGGGCAGGCAAATTATCAATGCCGCCGGCGGCCCAAGGATGACAGCGAAGTATCCGCCGAATAGCAAAGAAGCTTCCTTTAACAGCGCCGTGAAGCGTAAAGGCTTCGAGTGCATAGCTGGAGCAACTCGGAAAATATCTGCATACCTGA from Renibacterium salmoninarum ATCC 33209 includes:
- a CDS encoding ParA family protein translates to MVNQDGSTQRIPPFGVLGSAQSSANQPKTVSNKKNSNVSYETNLARNVIDDVDDDSPIGRELANETRRREKLIGRKLPLPKETRVLTVANQKGGVGKTTTTVNIAAGLAAAGLHVLVIDIDPQGNASTALGVDHRAEVDSIYDVLINDAALVEVVVPCPDLDNLICAPATIHLAGAEIELVSLVAREQRLRRAIETYAAHRQSEGLERLDYVLIDCPPSLGLLTVNAFCAASEVLIPIQCEYYALEGLSQLLKNIEMIQKHLNSDLRVSTILLTMYDGRTNLAAQVAEDVRTHFPDQVLKAVIPRSVRISEAPSYQQTVLTYDPSSSGALSYLEAAAEISERGAPTP
- a CDS encoding protein jag: MTAESPAVEELDEQNAPESVESDAELTDSVDSSSPSRLEEEGDVAADYLEELLDIADIDGDIDIEVRNGRTYISIVAEEQSDALSNLVGRDGKVLEALQELTRLNVLSSTGHRSRLVLDITGYREERAGVLQQIAEDAAEKVKSNGGSVALKPMGAYERKIVHDAIAELGLISESEGEGSSRHIVVSATE
- the yidC gene encoding membrane protein insertase YidC, translated to MLGFHEGLTFLGLPGDNGWTWTLSIIGLVIVIRAALIPVFVKQIKAQRGMQALQPEMKKLQEKYKGKTDQLSRQAMAQEQMALYKSHGTNPFSACLPILIQMPFFFSLFQVLSGVSKANQDGQGIGVLSHTQIQQFDDANILGAPLSKAFLPQIQGGDPNVSVIVLSIIMILAMIASQFITQKQIMAKNMSEDAMASPFMRQQKMMLYILPLVFGIGGINFPIGVLIYWTTTNLWTMGQQFFVIRRMPTPGSPAYKEYMQRRAAKCLPLIGAKKKAETEVVEEAVELKGQRTQPQRKNRRKK
- the rsmG gene encoding 16S rRNA (guanine(527)-N(7))-methyltransferase RsmG translates to MLEMTEAVASAAHSVFGDRLPLAQRYVEHLATSGIERGLIGPREVPRLWDRHVLNCAVVVELIEIDATVADVGSGAGLPGLCLALARPDLSITLIEPLERRVTWLSEVVADLGLSDQVTLFRMRAEQAVDEVNCSVVTARAVSALDKLAGLTIPLLHGNGQFLAVKGRSAAEEITKAAKAVRKLGGTRTDVLVAGSSVLEEPTTVVRILVGSAHR
- a CDS encoding ParB/RepB/Spo0J family partition protein — protein: MTEKQRRGLGRGLGALIPSAPDEDGATDGQTTLRPVDLFFPESKEKKSSRTRIVSRETSPSPELVEVPGARFAQIKLDEIQPNRKQPRSVFDEDDMAELVHSIREIGILQPIVVRKSPDKGGAPYELVMGERRWRASQIAETGTIPAIVRETSDDDLLRDALLENLHRSQLNPLEEAAAYQQLLEDFGTTHEELADRIGRSRPQVSNTLRLLKLPPTVQRRVAAGVLSAGHARALLSLPDSAAIERLAQRIVAEGMSVRATEEAVALYQEPAAGRQGANDRPNARHERLDFLASSLADRLDTSVKITLGARKGKVSIEFASVEDLNRIMTVLDPDRSG
- the yidD gene encoding membrane protein insertion efficiency factor YidD, giving the protein MIVLLSVFRLIWRLPRNILILLLTGYRAVISPLYGQVCRYFPSCSSYALEAFTLHGAVKGSFFAIRRILRCHPWAAGGIDNLPAHRHLDFSALPMEATPRIVVLNHPDRYLNNLPNQAEPAGLANKVA